Proteins encoded by one window of Bacillota bacterium:
- the glnA gene encoding type I glutamate--ammonia ligase produces MGLTGDDVLRLVRELDIQFVRLQFVDLLGVLKNVSITVDQLERALAGQVMFDGSSVEGFMRIEESDMYLRPDPETFAIFPWRPRAGGVARLICDIYLPDGSPFPGCPRQVLKRVLAGAEALGYTVQVGPEVEFFLFHFQEGGQPSLNTHDQAGYFDLAPVDLGEDARREIVLTLKEMGYAIEASHHEVAPGQHEVDLKYIPALAAADLITTFRLVVRTVAYRHGLHATFMPKPFSDQNGSGMHLNFSFFREGQNCFYDPASKWELSELCLSFIGGLLTHAPDFTVLTNPTVNSYKRLVPGYEAPVYVAWAVANRSPLIRIPVARGLDTRVELRSPDPACNPYLALAAVIEAGLAGVREKILPSPPVEQNLYLLTPEQRAQMRVKNLPANLGEALALFKGSTFIREVVGDHISRKLVELKEWEWEAYQKVVHNWEIKQYLARF; encoded by the coding sequence GTGGGGTTAACCGGCGATGATGTCCTGCGTCTTGTTCGCGAGCTTGACATTCAATTTGTCAGGCTCCAATTTGTAGACCTGCTCGGGGTTTTAAAAAATGTCTCAATTACTGTTGATCAGTTGGAGCGGGCCCTGGCAGGACAGGTTATGTTCGACGGGTCCTCTGTAGAGGGTTTTATGAGGATTGAAGAATCCGACATGTACCTGCGTCCAGATCCCGAGACCTTTGCTATTTTTCCCTGGCGCCCGCGCGCGGGAGGAGTTGCTCGTTTAATCTGCGATATCTACCTTCCCGATGGCTCCCCGTTTCCGGGGTGTCCCCGGCAGGTCCTTAAACGGGTTTTGGCCGGGGCGGAGGCACTGGGTTATACGGTTCAGGTGGGACCGGAGGTCGAATTCTTTTTGTTCCACTTTCAAGAAGGTGGCCAGCCGAGTCTCAACACCCACGACCAGGCCGGCTACTTTGATCTCGCCCCGGTAGACCTCGGTGAAGATGCCCGCCGTGAGATCGTCTTAACTTTAAAGGAAATGGGGTATGCAATTGAAGCCAGTCACCACGAAGTGGCACCGGGCCAGCATGAAGTTGATCTTAAATATATTCCTGCCCTTGCTGCCGCAGACCTGATTACAACCTTTCGCCTTGTTGTTCGTACTGTTGCCTACCGCCACGGTCTACATGCCACATTCATGCCCAAGCCTTTTTCCGACCAGAACGGGTCCGGAATGCATCTCAACTTTTCTTTCTTTCGGGAGGGACAGAACTGCTTTTACGACCCTGCAAGTAAGTGGGAGTTGAGCGAGTTATGCCTCTCTTTCATTGGAGGGCTTCTGACGCACGCGCCTGATTTTACTGTCTTAACCAATCCTACGGTCAACTCCTATAAGCGTCTTGTTCCGGGGTACGAGGCGCCGGTTTACGTTGCGTGGGCTGTGGCTAACCGGAGCCCTTTGATCAGGATTCCCGTCGCGCGGGGACTTGACACGAGGGTAGAGCTGCGCAGCCCCGATCCTGCTTGCAACCCGTACCTGGCTCTTGCAGCCGTAATTGAGGCGGGTCTTGCAGGGGTTCGCGAGAAAATTCTTCCTTCGCCCCCCGTCGAGCAAAACCTTTATCTCCTGACACCAGAGCAGCGCGCTCAAATGAGGGTTAAAAATCTACCTGCCAACCTGGGCGAAGCGCTGGCTCTTTTCAAGGGAAGTACTTTTATCCGGGAAGTCGTTGGAGATCATATTTCCCGTAAATTAGTGGAACTCAAAGAGTGGGAGTGGGAGGCCTACCAGAAAGTAGTTCACAACTGGGAAATTAAACAGTATCTGGCACGCTTTTAG